In one Deinococcus roseus genomic region, the following are encoded:
- a CDS encoding EAL domain-containing protein: MTAPQTVAILMDYLADYQIQLLKGYHRALDQAGLASTTFVGREVHSVSPHYRKANDVYTLLDPGQHLGVIITAASMGNFIDDAQFAQFAQRFSGVPVVALGRKIPGIPSILIDNRTGMRQMMEHLIVQQGHRSFVFVRGTRGNSDSQLREEVVRECLQQHGLELPDHHVLQGDFFGPRAASEIKHLLQQGQHFDVVVCANDDMALGVIHALEQMGLRVPLDVAVVGFDDIEDARYCTPPLTTVRQPIEQQAERAVQLLLDIRAGQIPPEVTHLDTELVVRQSCGGMQEAVLEGSSSPGGSFVLPAEVFQPLLHQLVNAGQNSGAALQFLKQWQQVAERLLDEGKDAHIEALLYQLETAAQTHIEQDPLALRRVAYQAASLLQRVRDVRNHRRHQQITQSNHFISQMELSLTTHPDLDSMYQDLTEYARMVQVQRYALVLYDTFGSEVTPQARVGLSAQFVTPEEATFPTRQLLPTCMHPQLQRTHLLVVPLFVSEVNFGYLVYQKPEQEPFNGDHFRYTISTGMYHVHQTQMQQAYARTLERRVNERTTELDRLYRHLQHAAIHDELTGLFNRTLLQARLTQLLNQPQVQGHEGHEGHGVVFLDVDRFKSINDAHGHSLGDLFLQLVANRLKTTLQELHPLHTLARFGGDEFAVLLENVDASGILQVAQRLQEVLREPHSLGKHLLHTSASIGMVHIHGPQQAEAVLRDADIAMYQAKKQGPGQLVFFEGHMHDHQLKRSQMESDLRQTLQQHQLEVHYQPLINLSSGRIMGFEALARWYHPHKGWIHPVQFIPIAEESGLVLQLDRLVLQQACQQVQQWSQHRRDLLHLSVNMSTLQFAQPDFYAVVSEILQATQFPAWQLRLEITESLLLERGDVVRQNLQQLQDLGVKLHIDDFGTGYSSLGYLQQFAASALKIDRSFIQKLQLGRQHQELVRTIIQMAHNLGMSVVAEGVETLEQQDWLRQSRCDVVQGFMYSHPVEARAAMHLLDQEEAGKLLVQF; this comes from the coding sequence ATGACTGCCCCACAAACGGTTGCCATTCTGATGGATTACCTTGCCGATTACCAGATCCAGCTGCTGAAGGGCTACCACCGGGCACTGGACCAGGCAGGACTGGCCTCCACCACTTTTGTGGGCCGGGAGGTGCACTCGGTCAGCCCGCATTACCGCAAAGCCAATGATGTGTACACCCTGCTGGACCCCGGGCAGCATCTGGGGGTGATCATCACTGCGGCTTCGATGGGCAATTTCATTGATGACGCACAGTTTGCGCAGTTCGCACAGCGATTCAGCGGGGTTCCGGTGGTGGCCCTGGGGCGCAAAATTCCAGGGATCCCCAGCATTCTGATCGACAACAGGACCGGCATGCGGCAGATGATGGAACACCTGATTGTGCAGCAGGGACACCGCTCTTTTGTGTTTGTGCGGGGCACCCGTGGCAACTCCGATTCCCAACTGCGGGAAGAGGTGGTGCGGGAGTGTTTGCAGCAGCATGGCCTGGAATTGCCAGACCACCATGTGTTGCAGGGAGATTTCTTCGGTCCGCGTGCAGCCAGTGAAATCAAACACCTGCTGCAGCAGGGCCAGCATTTTGATGTGGTGGTCTGTGCCAACGATGACATGGCCCTGGGGGTGATTCATGCACTGGAGCAGATGGGCCTGAGGGTGCCGCTGGATGTGGCAGTGGTGGGCTTCGATGACATTGAGGATGCCCGTTACTGCACCCCACCCCTCACCACGGTCCGGCAACCCATTGAGCAGCAGGCCGAACGGGCCGTGCAACTGCTGCTGGACATCCGGGCAGGTCAGATCCCGCCAGAGGTGACACACCTGGACACGGAACTGGTGGTGCGGCAGTCCTGCGGAGGGATGCAGGAAGCAGTCCTGGAGGGTTCCAGCTCTCCTGGAGGTTCTTTTGTGCTGCCTGCAGAGGTGTTTCAGCCACTGCTGCACCAATTGGTGAACGCTGGACAGAATTCAGGGGCAGCCCTGCAGTTCCTGAAACAGTGGCAACAGGTGGCGGAGCGTTTGCTGGATGAAGGCAAAGATGCCCACATCGAGGCATTGCTTTACCAGCTGGAAACGGCAGCCCAGACCCACATCGAACAGGACCCGCTGGCTTTGCGGCGGGTGGCCTACCAGGCGGCCAGTTTGCTGCAACGGGTGCGGGATGTTCGCAACCACCGCCGCCACCAGCAGATCACCCAGAGCAACCATTTCATCAGCCAGATGGAACTGTCCCTCACCACCCATCCCGATCTGGATTCCATGTACCAGGACCTCACCGAGTACGCGCGGATGGTGCAGGTGCAGCGGTACGCCCTGGTGCTTTACGACACTTTTGGCTCTGAAGTGACCCCTCAGGCCAGGGTGGGTCTCTCTGCCCAGTTTGTGACCCCTGAAGAAGCCACTTTTCCCACCCGGCAACTTTTGCCCACCTGCATGCATCCTCAATTGCAGCGCACCCATTTGCTGGTGGTGCCCCTGTTTGTCAGCGAGGTGAATTTTGGTTATCTGGTCTACCAGAAACCCGAACAGGAGCCTTTCAACGGAGACCACTTTCGCTACACCATCAGCACGGGCATGTACCATGTGCACCAGACCCAGATGCAGCAGGCTTATGCCCGCACCCTGGAGCGCCGGGTGAATGAACGCACCACGGAACTGGACCGCCTGTACCGGCATTTGCAGCACGCTGCCATCCATGATGAATTGACCGGGCTGTTCAACAGGACCCTCTTGCAGGCCCGCCTGACCCAGTTGCTGAACCAGCCCCAGGTGCAGGGGCATGAGGGGCATGAGGGGCATGGTGTGGTGTTTCTGGATGTGGACCGATTCAAGAGCATCAATGATGCCCACGGTCACTCCCTGGGAGATCTGTTTTTGCAGCTGGTGGCAAACCGTCTGAAAACCACCTTGCAGGAACTGCACCCGCTGCACACCCTGGCCCGCTTTGGTGGAGATGAATTTGCGGTCCTGCTGGAAAATGTGGATGCCAGTGGGATTTTGCAGGTGGCCCAGCGGTTGCAAGAGGTGCTCAGGGAGCCGCATTCCCTGGGCAAGCACCTGCTGCACACCAGTGCCAGCATCGGGATGGTGCACATACATGGTCCCCAGCAGGCCGAGGCGGTTTTGCGGGATGCCGACATCGCCATGTATCAGGCCAAAAAGCAGGGTCCAGGACAGCTGGTGTTCTTTGAAGGTCACATGCACGACCACCAGTTGAAACGCAGCCAGATGGAAAGCGATCTGCGCCAGACCCTGCAACAGCACCAGCTGGAGGTGCATTACCAGCCGCTCATCAACCTCTCCAGTGGGCGCATCATGGGTTTTGAAGCGCTGGCCCGCTGGTACCATCCCCACAAAGGCTGGATTCATCCCGTGCAATTCATTCCCATTGCCGAAGAAAGCGGTCTGGTGTTGCAACTGGACCGCCTGGTGCTGCAGCAGGCCTGCCAGCAGGTGCAGCAGTGGAGCCAGCACCGCAGGGACCTGCTGCACCTGAGCGTCAACATGAGCACCCTGCAGTTTGCCCAGCCCGATTTTTACGCGGTGGTCTCGGAGATCTTGCAGGCCACCCAGTTTCCCGCCTGGCAACTCCGGCTGGAGATCACCGAGAGTTTGCTGCTGGAACGGGGTGACGTGGTGCGCCAGAACCTCCAGCAACTGCAGGACCTGGGGGTGAAGCTGCACATCGATGACTTTGGAACGGGATACTCCTCACTGGGGTATTTGCAGCAGTTTGCGGCCTCTGCACTGAAGATCGACCGCTCGTTCATTCAGAAATTGCAGCTGGGCAGGCAGCATCAGGAACTGGTGCGCACCATCATTCAAATGGCCCACAACCTGGGCATGTCGGTGGTGGCAGAAGGTGTGGAAACCTTAGAGCAGCAGGACTGGCTCAGGCAATCCCGCTGTGATGTGGTGCAGGGTTTCATGTATTCCCATCCGGTGGAGGCCCGTGCTGCCATGCATTTGCTGGATCAGGAAGAGGCAGGCAAGCTGCTGGTGCAGTTTTAA
- a CDS encoding glycoside hydrolase family 16 protein: MTVDAPFEKHIGDFPVNPLEKPGYQLEFSEEFDQDTLNRQHWLPRYLPQWSTPDRTEARYSLTGHSLKLHIDQDQQPWNPAFDGPLRVSNLQTGCFSGPLGSPNGQHRFKPDLKVITPQPEVHLYTPQYGYFEVRLKAVPIPGYMAALWMIGFEDQPEKSAEICICEIFGNQMTPDSAVVGYGVHPFGDPGIQDEFYKDTLPIDASCYHTYAVDWTETHIDFHVDNVKIRTIEQSPAYPMQFMLNIYEIPSQLGPDSQPDVWPKTMEVEHLRGYRKL; the protein is encoded by the coding sequence ATGACAGTTGATGCACCCTTTGAAAAACACATTGGCGATTTTCCGGTCAACCCGCTGGAAAAACCCGGTTACCAGCTCGAATTCTCCGAGGAATTTGATCAGGACACCCTGAACAGACAGCACTGGTTGCCCCGATACCTGCCCCAGTGGAGCACCCCGGACCGCACAGAAGCCCGCTACAGCCTGACCGGGCACAGCCTGAAACTGCACATCGATCAGGACCAGCAACCCTGGAACCCTGCTTTTGATGGCCCTCTGCGGGTCTCCAACCTGCAGACCGGGTGTTTTTCAGGACCTTTGGGCAGCCCGAATGGGCAGCACCGTTTCAAACCAGACCTGAAAGTCATCACCCCTCAACCCGAGGTGCACCTCTACACCCCTCAATATGGGTATTTCGAGGTGCGTCTGAAAGCCGTGCCCATTCCGGGTTACATGGCCGCCCTGTGGATGATTGGCTTTGAAGACCAGCCCGAAAAATCCGCAGAAATCTGCATCTGTGAGATTTTTGGCAACCAGATGACCCCGGACAGCGCTGTGGTGGGTTACGGGGTGCATCCTTTTGGAGACCCCGGCATCCAGGATGAATTCTACAAAGACACCCTGCCCATCGACGCCTCCTGCTACCACACCTACGCCGTGGACTGGACGGAAACCCACATTGATTTTCATGTGGACAACGTCAAAATCCGCACCATAGAGCAAAGCCCTGCTTACCCGATGCAGTTCATGCTGAATATTTATGAGATTCCCTCACAACTTGGGCCAGATTCACAACCTGATGTGTGGCCCAAAACCATGGAGGTGGAGCACCTGCGGGGGTACCGCAAGCTCTGA
- a CDS encoding glycoside hydrolase family 43 protein, translated as MPSRIVLLFTHLLLALVLGFSSAQQAKTFSNPVLSSAGADPHIVFHEGFYYMTYTTGADIRFRKAASLAGLDQAEAVQVFQPTGDGCCNVWAPEFHLLDGPNGKHWYLYYTAGPEKCCSEQRMYVAESASTDPMGPYTLKGKVFDAQHDFWSIDASILKAEGKLYLIYSGTPQDHMPYEKPQNIYIASMENPWTLSSERSEISTPSLFWEMQGAAVNEGPVVLYHNDDLFLAFSGSGCWTDDYKLGLLKANVHANLLDPASWMKLPDPVLTRSDANQAFGPGHNGFFKSPDGTEDWVVYHANAFPGQQCGGARLARAQKITWGADGLPIFGTPDPLWVDVPLPSGDPGLP; from the coding sequence ATGCCCTCCAGAATTGTGCTGCTGTTCACCCACCTGCTGCTGGCCCTGGTCCTGGGGTTTTCCAGTGCCCAGCAGGCCAAAACGTTTTCCAATCCGGTTCTGTCTTCCGCAGGCGCAGATCCCCACATTGTGTTTCATGAGGGGTTTTATTACATGACCTACACCACTGGAGCAGACATCCGCTTCCGCAAAGCTGCCAGCCTGGCCGGACTGGACCAGGCTGAAGCCGTGCAGGTGTTCCAGCCCACAGGAGACGGCTGCTGCAATGTGTGGGCACCCGAATTTCATCTGTTGGACGGCCCCAATGGCAAACACTGGTACCTCTATTACACTGCAGGGCCGGAGAAATGCTGCTCAGAACAGCGCATGTATGTGGCCGAAAGTGCCAGCACAGACCCCATGGGTCCGTACACCCTCAAAGGCAAAGTCTTCGATGCCCAGCATGACTTCTGGTCCATTGATGCCTCCATCCTCAAAGCAGAAGGCAAACTTTACCTGATCTACAGTGGCACCCCCCAGGACCACATGCCCTACGAGAAACCCCAGAACATCTACATCGCCTCCATGGAAAACCCCTGGACCCTTTCCAGTGAACGCAGTGAAATTTCCACTCCCAGCCTGTTCTGGGAAATGCAGGGGGCCGCAGTCAACGAGGGGCCAGTGGTGCTCTACCACAACGATGATCTGTTTCTGGCCTTCTCTGGCAGTGGCTGCTGGACCGATGACTATAAACTGGGCCTGCTGAAAGCCAATGTGCATGCCAACCTGCTGGACCCCGCCTCCTGGATGAAACTCCCCGACCCGGTGCTGACCCGCAGCGACGCCAATCAGGCTTTCGGGCCAGGGCACAACGGTTTCTTCAAATCCCCCGACGGCACCGAAGACTGGGTGGTGTACCACGCCAACGCCTTCCCCGGTCAGCAATGCGGAGGGGCCAGGCTGGCCCGTGCCCAGAAAATCACCTGGGGCGCAGATGGCCTGCCCATTTTTGGCACCCCTGATCCTTTGTGGGTGGATGTGCCTCTGCCTTCTGGAGACCCAGGCCTGCCCTGA
- a CDS encoding DUF4386 domain-containing protein gives MNQPTPLPMSSTTARIAGSSLLLMALLAFFAEFFVRSRLIVAENATLTLQNLLASPQLFRGSIAADLLIVVLDIVVAVCLYLLLKPTHAGLSLLAAAFRLVYAAMYGVVALNHVMVLLVLNGNFAPEQAQSLMLLFLQGYKYGWVLALVFFGMHLLLVGHLVYRSRSMPRLLGGLLFLAGLAYLIDGFAHLLLPSYEQYKTFFLMLVALPGMVSELSLALWLIFKGMRPARPLVTQTA, from the coding sequence ATGAACCAGCCAACCCCCCTACCCATGTCCAGCACCACCGCCCGAATTGCAGGAAGCAGCCTGCTCCTGATGGCCCTGTTGGCCTTCTTCGCAGAATTTTTTGTGCGCTCCAGATTGATTGTTGCCGAAAATGCCACCCTGACGCTGCAAAACCTGCTGGCCTCACCGCAGCTTTTTCGGGGCAGCATTGCAGCAGATTTGCTGATTGTGGTGCTGGACATCGTGGTGGCGGTGTGCCTGTACCTGCTGCTGAAACCTACCCATGCAGGACTCAGTTTGCTGGCAGCCGCTTTCAGGCTGGTGTATGCCGCCATGTATGGCGTGGTGGCACTGAACCATGTGATGGTGCTGCTGGTTCTGAATGGCAATTTTGCCCCAGAGCAAGCCCAATCCCTGATGCTGCTGTTCCTACAAGGCTACAAATACGGCTGGGTGCTGGCCCTGGTGTTTTTTGGCATGCACTTGCTGCTGGTGGGGCATCTGGTGTACCGCTCCCGCTCCATGCCCAGACTGCTGGGAGGGTTGCTGTTCCTGGCAGGTCTGGCCTACCTGATTGATGGTTTTGCCCACCTGTTGCTCCCCAGTTATGAGCAGTACAAAACCTTCTTCCTGATGCTGGTGGCCCTGCCAGGCATGGTTTCAGAGCTGTCTCTGGCTTTGTGGCTGATTTTCAAAGGGATGCGGCCTGCCCGGCCACTGGTCACCCAGACCGCTTAA
- a CDS encoding TetR/AcrR family transcriptional regulator, which yields MTTPSDPTAPRTPLSKQRVLQAALRFADQHGLETLSMRRLGQELGVEAMSLYKHVANKEALLDGLADLLIAEIEVPAEAADWQEAMRKRAQSAHQMLLRHPWGKALMGARLNIGPAMVRYVDVTLGWLLNAGFSVGHALDAWHALDSYIYGYALQELNLPFEPEQSADIAAAFLSHLPAEVFPHFHRVVGQIMTSGRTESFEFGLDLLLAGLERVRTGQKI from the coding sequence ATGACCACGCCCAGCGATCCCACTGCCCCCCGAACCCCCCTGAGCAAACAGCGTGTGCTGCAAGCCGCACTCAGGTTTGCAGACCAGCACGGTCTGGAAACCCTCAGCATGCGCAGGCTGGGACAGGAACTGGGGGTGGAGGCCATGTCGCTCTACAAGCATGTGGCCAACAAAGAAGCCCTGCTGGACGGCCTTGCAGATCTGTTGATCGCTGAAATTGAGGTGCCTGCAGAAGCCGCAGACTGGCAGGAGGCCATGCGCAAGCGGGCACAATCTGCCCACCAGATGCTGCTGCGCCACCCCTGGGGGAAAGCCCTGATGGGAGCACGGCTGAACATTGGTCCGGCGATGGTGCGCTATGTGGATGTCACGCTGGGCTGGCTGCTGAATGCAGGTTTTTCGGTGGGTCATGCGCTGGATGCCTGGCATGCCCTGGACAGCTACATCTATGGTTATGCCCTGCAGGAACTGAACTTGCCCTTTGAACCTGAGCAGTCTGCAGACATCGCTGCTGCTTTTCTGTCCCATTTGCCTGCAGAGGTGTTCCCGCACTTTCATCGGGTGGTGGGCCAGATCATGACGTCAGGCCGCACCGAAAGCTTTGAGTTTGGTCTGGATTTGCTGCTTGCAGGTCTGGAACGGGTCAGGACCGGGCAAAAAATCTAA
- a CDS encoding GAF domain-containing protein: MLNTEQLKMFINSMPGWVLLLDHEAECFLFNQAFADNLFSFPSSGKLGATSRDTSVPFWFQHLQTTFENGRPVDINQIIREVLHLGVAQQHRVQLELQEGPQWATLQVTLLPASNSTDTVYCVQFQFEASNVADLSRQNHQLEQELGLLKRLQVLLAHNDSLEGVFSTVVNATFEIMDHALVYVVFEEAGQLRLGPSRGGKPDPAVLSLPNTAVRRALSTHEILHLENTMNAPAGLHLPADLVSLLAVPFGRSRQTHGVLMVESRDLPLNRRNLQALQMVVSHLNVALDTVALHHRVNDDLRRLTALYGVSQAIHQHRSRQGLLEDIAQRVQEALLVRWSLIFTLTKDGQGVANAAGAARSAPNLSLALDFQELQAGLSGWVMRERKPALSLKNVPDDRESPLVQERRRQQQIGSVIVAPLLDPETPRVLGTLTVLNGLQDPDFTDADVQLVMSVAHQVAVSLSQRELLDRLLHLGR; encoded by the coding sequence ATGCTCAACACGGAACAGTTGAAAATGTTCATCAACAGCATGCCTGGCTGGGTGCTCTTGCTGGACCACGAAGCCGAATGCTTTCTGTTCAACCAGGCTTTTGCAGACAACCTGTTCTCTTTTCCCAGCAGTGGCAAGCTGGGGGCCACATCCAGAGACACCAGCGTTCCCTTCTGGTTTCAGCACCTGCAGACCACCTTTGAGAATGGCCGTCCGGTGGACATCAACCAGATCATCCGTGAAGTGCTGCACCTGGGGGTGGCCCAGCAGCACCGGGTGCAGCTGGAGCTGCAAGAAGGCCCGCAGTGGGCCACCTTGCAGGTCACCCTGCTGCCTGCCTCCAATTCCACAGACACGGTGTATTGTGTGCAATTCCAGTTTGAAGCCAGCAATGTGGCAGACCTTTCCCGGCAGAACCACCAGCTGGAGCAGGAACTGGGCCTCCTGAAACGGCTGCAAGTGCTGCTGGCCCACAACGACAGCCTGGAGGGGGTGTTCAGCACCGTGGTGAATGCCACCTTCGAGATCATGGACCATGCGCTGGTGTATGTGGTCTTTGAAGAAGCGGGGCAATTGCGGCTGGGACCTTCCAGAGGAGGAAAGCCCGATCCGGCCGTGCTGTCCCTGCCCAACACGGCTGTAAGGCGTGCCCTCAGCACCCATGAAATTTTGCATCTTGAGAACACCATGAATGCCCCCGCAGGGCTGCACCTTCCTGCTGATCTGGTTTCTTTGCTGGCGGTTCCTTTTGGACGCTCCAGACAGACCCATGGGGTCCTGATGGTGGAAAGCCGGGATTTGCCCCTGAATAGGCGCAACCTGCAGGCCCTGCAGATGGTGGTCAGCCACCTGAATGTCGCGCTGGACACCGTGGCCCTGCACCACCGGGTCAACGATGACCTGCGCAGGCTCACCGCCCTGTACGGGGTCAGTCAGGCCATTCACCAGCACCGCTCCCGGCAGGGATTGCTGGAAGACATTGCCCAGCGGGTGCAAGAAGCCCTCCTGGTGCGCTGGAGCCTGATTTTCACGCTCACAAAAGACGGTCAGGGGGTGGCCAATGCAGCAGGTGCGGCCCGCTCTGCCCCCAACCTTTCTCTGGCCCTGGATTTTCAGGAATTGCAGGCTGGACTCTCTGGCTGGGTGATGCGGGAACGCAAACCTGCCCTCTCGCTGAAGAATGTGCCAGATGACCGGGAAAGCCCACTGGTGCAGGAACGCCGCCGCCAGCAGCAAATCGGCTCGGTGATTGTGGCCCCCCTGCTGGACCCGGAAACCCCCAGGGTGCTGGGCACCCTCACGGTGCTGAATGGCCTGCAGGATCCCGATTTCACAGATGCAGACGTGCAACTGGTGATGAGTGTGGCCCATCAGGTGGCGGTTTCCCTGTCGCAACGTGAATTGCTGGACCGTTTGCTGCATCTGGGCAGATGA
- a CDS encoding DNA-processing protein DprA — protein sequence MTSAISGVTLKILTLLELPKVGQQTVKKLLQYPHLQATQDLQELGFLDPRLYQALSQPQVLQQASENVQKLQEQADQQGMQVFSLLDPQYPDLLRTSSDAPLLLYLQGNWEATDRHFTVVGTRTPTRHGEITCERITRHFVQQGFGVVAALVPGCASIGLQTALQEEVPSVAVLAAGLDQPLAPALNRMIDQILQQGGTLISPFPPGTVFRNHQQVQRDRLMTLLGLGVLLVQSGLDGTSVHPLKIALQENRPVAVPALSQRDQQDAAEVTALNQKLFLQDPQVASVLDLTEQQIQHILLLHGKEDYTRFEEQMGFAEMSLKN from the coding sequence ATGACCTCAGCCATCTCCGGAGTGACCCTCAAGATCCTCACGTTGCTGGAACTGCCAAAAGTGGGCCAGCAGACCGTCAAGAAACTGCTGCAGTACCCGCACTTGCAGGCCACACAGGACCTGCAGGAACTCGGATTTCTGGACCCCAGGTTGTATCAGGCGCTGTCTCAGCCTCAGGTCCTGCAGCAGGCCAGCGAAAATGTGCAGAAGCTGCAAGAGCAGGCCGACCAACAGGGCATGCAGGTGTTCAGCCTGCTGGACCCCCAGTACCCAGATCTGCTCAGAACTTCCAGCGATGCCCCCCTGCTGCTGTACCTGCAGGGCAACTGGGAGGCAACAGACCGGCATTTCACGGTGGTGGGCACCCGCACCCCCACCCGGCATGGTGAAATCACCTGTGAACGCATCACCCGGCATTTTGTGCAGCAGGGCTTCGGGGTGGTGGCCGCGCTGGTTCCGGGGTGCGCCAGCATCGGTCTGCAGACGGCTTTGCAAGAGGAGGTCCCATCTGTGGCGGTGCTGGCTGCAGGACTGGACCAGCCTCTTGCTCCGGCCCTGAACCGTATGATTGACCAGATCCTGCAGCAGGGGGGCACCCTGATCAGTCCTTTTCCGCCTGGAACGGTCTTCCGCAACCATCAGCAGGTCCAGCGGGACCGCCTGATGACCCTGCTGGGTCTGGGGGTGCTGCTGGTGCAGAGTGGCCTGGATGGGACCAGTGTGCATCCCCTGAAAATCGCCTTGCAGGAAAACCGTCCGGTGGCTGTGCCTGCCCTCAGCCAGAGAGACCAGCAGGACGCAGCAGAGGTCACGGCCCTCAACCAGAAGTTGTTCTTGCAGGACCCTCAGGTGGCTTCTGTACTGGACCTGACCGAACAGCAGATTCAGCACATTCTTTTGCTGCATGGCAAAGAAGATTACACCCGCTTTGAGGAGCAGATGGGATTTGCTGAGATGTCCCTGAAGAATTGA